Below is a genomic region from Streptomyces ferrugineus.
CCACGAGATCGCCTACATCCAGGCCGCCACCGACACCATCCGCGAACTGGGCCTGGGCTCGGTCTACTGGCCCGGCCTGCGCGACGGCGACACCTACTCCCTCACCACCCTCCAGGGCACGGGCACCGACCTCACCCTGAAGGTGAACAACCAGAGCGGACTGGACCGCCTGCACTGGGCCTGGCGGCAGTAGGGCGGTAGCCGGGAGCGGCCAACGCCGTTTCCGGCCCGGCTCACGGGGAACCCGGGGTGCCACGTCATCGAGAGCTGGATGAGAGAGAAGCTGAAACGCCGTGACCGCGCGCACCGCCCAACGAGAAACCCTGAAGGTGCCGGATACCGGCTGGACCAAGGCCCGTCAGCTGCGCCGCAAGACGATCCGCACCTGCGTCGCAGCCGTTGAGGACGACAGAAAATCCCCGCCCTCGGCCCATACCAGCGCCGAGTGGAACATCGTGCGGGGCGAGGACTGAGGAACACCGCCGTGGCGACCGAAGCCCTCAGCGCCTCCGTCCGGCTCCGCTGCTGGGTCCCACGGGGGGTCTATCCCCCGCAGACCGACACCCGGCTGCTGGGCCGGGCACTGCGCCGCGAGGGTGTCACGGCCGGGGCGGACGTACTGGACCTGGGCACCGGAAGCGGGATCCTCGCCGTGCAGGCGGCCCGCCTCGGCGCGCGGGTCACCGCGGTCGACATCTCCTGGCGGGCGCTCGCCGCCGCCTGGCTGAACGCCCTGCTGAACGGCCGGACGCTGCGGGTGCGCCACGGTGACCTGGCGGCCGCCGTGCCCCGCCGCCGCTTCGACCTGGTGCTGGCCAACCCGCCCTATGTGCCCGCCCCCGGCCCCGTGCCGCCCCGCGGCCGCGCCAGGGCGTGGGACGCCGGGACCGACGGGCGGCTGCTGATCGACCGGATCTGTGACACCGCGCCCACGTTCCTGCGGCCGTCGGGGACGCTGCTGATCGTGCACTCGCACCTGTGCGGCATCGGCGCCACGCTGGCCCGCCTGGAGCACGCCGGTCTGCACGCGGAGGTCGTCGACCGCACCCGGCTGC
It encodes:
- a CDS encoding HemK2/MTQ2 family protein methyltransferase → MATEALSASVRLRCWVPRGVYPPQTDTRLLGRALRREGVTAGADVLDLGTGSGILAVQAARLGARVTAVDISWRALAAAWLNALLNGRTLRVRHGDLAAAVPRRRFDLVLANPPYVPAPGPVPPRGRARAWDAGTDGRLLIDRICDTAPTFLRPSGTLLIVHSHLCGIGATLARLEHAGLHAEVVDRTRLPFGHVLRSRLAWLREQRLPAGTTTEELVVFRGEFC